The Chitinophaga sp. H8 genome contains a region encoding:
- a CDS encoding lysylphosphatidylglycerol synthase transmembrane domain-containing protein: MPKTLKSLLKFICFLGIGLLLIWLVTKDLTTKEQEDIKNAFRHANYWLVIPAMALGVASHWLRAVRWRLLMKPLGHQPHTLNTFFAVMVGYLANLAIPRLGEVTRCGILARYEKIPADKLVGTMIAERAVDLLCLMLLMVMTVLLQIDIVGTFFADRIWHPIQLKLAGAGTAQWILVIAILLAGLLLLVLLLRRFARTKAAIAIRTLAKGVLEGILSIGKMKQKGWFLFHTAAIWLLYFSQIYIGFYCLQETAGLGIKAGMSVLAFGSIGMIVTQGGIGAYQILVQQTLVLYGIHATIGYAFGWIIWLAQTLLVVLLGFISLIALPLYNKSTPTTSAAEH, from the coding sequence ATGCCCAAAACGCTGAAAAGCCTGCTGAAGTTCATTTGCTTTTTGGGCATAGGCCTGTTATTGATATGGTTGGTTACCAAAGACCTCACTACCAAAGAACAGGAAGATATTAAAAATGCATTTCGCCATGCCAATTACTGGCTGGTGATTCCTGCGATGGCCTTAGGGGTGGCCAGCCACTGGCTGCGTGCAGTGCGCTGGCGATTACTGATGAAGCCCCTGGGGCATCAGCCACATACACTTAATACCTTTTTTGCTGTAATGGTCGGTTACCTCGCTAATCTGGCCATTCCCCGTCTTGGTGAAGTAACCCGCTGCGGGATTCTGGCCCGGTATGAAAAAATTCCGGCGGATAAACTTGTGGGTACCATGATTGCAGAAAGAGCGGTAGATCTGTTGTGCCTGATGCTGTTAATGGTCATGACCGTATTGCTCCAGATTGATATTGTAGGTACTTTCTTTGCCGATCGTATCTGGCATCCCATCCAGCTGAAACTGGCAGGTGCCGGTACCGCCCAATGGATACTGGTAATAGCCATATTGTTAGCAGGGTTATTATTACTGGTATTGCTGCTCCGCCGCTTTGCCCGCACCAAAGCAGCAATCGCTATCCGCACCCTCGCCAAAGGGGTACTGGAAGGCATCCTTTCTATCGGTAAAATGAAACAGAAAGGCTGGTTCCTTTTTCATACTGCAGCCATCTGGTTACTTTACTTTTCCCAGATCTATATTGGCTTCTATTGCTTACAGGAAACTGCCGGCCTGGGAATAAAAGCAGGCATGTCTGTCCTGGCCTTTGGCAGTATAGGCATGATTGTTACACAGGGCGGTATCGGGGCTTATCAGATCCTGGTACAACAAACCCTCGTACTCTATGGTATCCATGCTACTATCGGTTACGCTTTTGGCTGGATTATCTGGCTGGCACAAACGCTGCTGGTGGTATTACTGGGCTTTATCAGTCTGATCGCATTGCCCTTGTATAATAAAAGCACTCCAACAACCAGCGCTGCTGAACATTAA